A single window of Mycobacterium sp. ITM-2016-00318 DNA harbors:
- a CDS encoding PHP domain-containing protein: MDPVVALRQIAYYKDRAREDSRRVMAYRNAADIVEALSEAERERHGAANSWQSLTGIGPKTAKVIAQAWAGREPDVLVELRSGAADLGGGEIRAALRGDLHVHSNWSDGSAPIEEMMLAARDLGHEYCALTDHSPRLRIANGLSPERLRKQLDVIDEVRDTVAPLRILTGIEVDILEDGSLDQEPELLERLDVVVASVHSKLAMDEPAMTRRMLKAVQNSHADVLGHCTGRLVTGGRGMRPESKFDAEKVFTACRDSGTAVEINSRPERRDPPTRLLKLALEIGCLFSIDTDSHAPGQLEFLGYGAQRALGAEVPVERIVNTWSADDLLSWTAS; encoded by the coding sequence ATGGATCCGGTCGTCGCGCTGCGGCAGATTGCCTACTACAAGGACCGGGCGCGCGAGGACTCCCGGCGGGTGATGGCCTATCGCAACGCAGCCGACATCGTTGAGGCGCTCAGCGAAGCCGAGCGGGAACGGCACGGCGCCGCCAACAGCTGGCAGTCGCTGACCGGGATAGGGCCGAAGACGGCGAAGGTGATCGCGCAGGCGTGGGCAGGCCGCGAACCCGACGTCCTGGTCGAACTGCGTTCGGGCGCCGCCGATCTCGGCGGTGGCGAGATCAGGGCGGCGCTGCGCGGCGACCTGCACGTGCACTCCAACTGGTCGGACGGGTCCGCCCCGATCGAGGAGATGATGCTTGCGGCAAGGGATTTGGGTCACGAGTACTGCGCGCTGACCGACCACTCGCCACGGCTGCGGATCGCCAACGGACTGTCACCCGAACGGCTGCGCAAACAGCTCGACGTCATCGACGAAGTGCGGGACACGGTCGCGCCGCTGCGCATCCTGACCGGAATCGAGGTCGACATCCTCGAGGACGGTTCGCTCGATCAGGAGCCCGAACTGCTCGAGCGTCTCGACGTCGTGGTGGCCAGCGTCCATTCGAAGCTGGCGATGGACGAACCCGCGATGACTCGGCGGATGCTCAAGGCGGTGCAGAATTCGCACGCCGACGTTCTCGGGCACTGCACGGGCCGGCTGGTCACGGGTGGCCGCGGGATGCGGCCGGAGTCGAAGTTCGATGCGGAGAAGGTCTTCACGGCGTGCCGGGACAGCGGCACGGCTGTGGAGATCAACTCGCGCCCGGAGCGCCGCGACCCGCCGACCCGGCTGCTGAAGCTTGCGCTGGAGATCGGCTGCCTGTTCTCGATCGACACCGACTCGCATGCGCCGGGCCAGCTGGAGTTCCTCGGCTACGGCGCACAGCGGGCGCTGGGTGCCGAAGTGCCCGTCGAGCGGATCGTCAACACGTGGTCTGCCGACGACCTGCTCAGCTGGACGGCTTCCTAG
- a CDS encoding NAD(P)/FAD-dependent oxidoreductase, whose amino-acid sequence MTEFVDVVIVGAGISGISAAWHLQDRCPDKSYVILERRENLGGTWDLFKYPGIRSDSDMFTLGFRFKPWTSEKAIADGPSIMSYLEETVAEYGIDKNIRYQQKVIAADWSDADNRWTVRIESNGEVREISCAFLIACSGYYNYDEGYTPEFAGRDDFDGTIIHPQHWPEDLDYTGKKIVIIGSGATAVTLIPALANSGAGHVTMLQRSPTYIGALPDVDPFTVRMNKTLPEKPAYVVNRWKSIIFQSGQYQISRRFPKFMRKTLMTMAERRLPEGYDVEKHFGPRYNPWDERLCLAPNGDLFRTIKKGKADVVTDTIERFTKTGIKLASGQELEADIIVTATGLNLQLFGGAQIFRNGEAVDLHDTMAYKGMMLTHMPNMAFTIGYTNASWTLKADLVSEFVCRVLNYMGETGFDRVEPQHPGNSVDERPLMDFTPGYVLRALDYLPKAGHVAPWRLKQNYLLDLNLIRRGKVDDEALLFTKHRVAVTASA is encoded by the coding sequence ATGACTGAATTTGTCGACGTTGTCATCGTTGGAGCTGGCATCTCGGGTATCAGCGCGGCCTGGCATCTGCAGGACCGTTGCCCTGACAAGAGCTATGTGATCCTTGAGCGCCGCGAGAATCTAGGCGGCACCTGGGACCTGTTCAAGTACCCGGGCATCCGCTCGGACTCCGACATGTTCACCCTCGGGTTCCGGTTCAAGCCGTGGACATCGGAGAAGGCCATCGCCGACGGCCCGTCCATCATGAGCTATCTCGAGGAGACCGTCGCCGAGTACGGGATCGACAAGAACATCCGGTACCAGCAGAAGGTCATCGCCGCCGACTGGTCGGACGCCGACAACCGTTGGACGGTGCGGATCGAGAGCAACGGCGAGGTGCGCGAGATCTCGTGCGCCTTCCTGATCGCGTGCAGCGGCTACTACAACTACGACGAGGGCTACACCCCGGAGTTCGCCGGGCGCGACGATTTCGACGGCACGATCATCCATCCGCAGCACTGGCCTGAGGACCTCGACTACACGGGTAAGAAGATCGTGATCATCGGCAGTGGCGCCACGGCAGTGACGCTCATTCCGGCGCTTGCCAATTCGGGCGCGGGCCACGTGACGATGCTGCAGCGCTCCCCGACTTACATCGGCGCGCTGCCCGACGTCGACCCGTTCACGGTACGGATGAACAAGACGCTGCCCGAGAAGCCCGCCTATGTGGTGAACCGGTGGAAGAGCATCATCTTCCAGTCCGGCCAGTACCAGATCTCCCGCCGCTTCCCGAAGTTCATGCGCAAGACCCTGATGACGATGGCCGAGCGTCGCCTGCCCGAGGGTTACGACGTCGAGAAGCACTTCGGCCCTCGCTACAACCCGTGGGACGAGCGACTCTGCCTGGCGCCCAACGGTGATCTGTTCAGGACCATCAAGAAGGGCAAGGCCGACGTCGTCACCGACACCATCGAGCGGTTCACCAAGACCGGCATCAAGCTGGCGTCGGGCCAGGAGCTCGAGGCCGACATCATTGTCACGGCAACGGGTTTGAACCTACAGCTGTTCGGCGGCGCACAGATCTTCCGCAACGGTGAGGCTGTCGACCTGCACGACACAATGGCCTACAAGGGCATGATGCTCACACACATGCCGAACATGGCCTTCACCATCGGCTACACCAACGCCTCGTGGACGCTGAAGGCCGACTTGGTGTCGGAGTTCGTCTGCCGCGTCCTGAATTACATGGGAGAAACCGGCTTCGACCGCGTCGAGCCGCAGCATCCCGGCAACTCGGTCGACGAACGTCCGCTGATGGATTTCACTCCCGGCTATGTGCTGAGGGCCCTCGATTACCTGCCGAAGGCAGGCCACGTCGCCCCGTGGCGGCTCAAGCAGAATTACCTGCTCGACCTGAACCTGATCCGCCGCGGCAAGGTCGACGACGAAGCGCTGCTCTTCACCAAACACCGTGTAGCGGTGACGGCTTCGGCCTAA
- the dinB gene encoding DNA polymerase IV, which produces MSDLATILHADLDSFYASVEQRDDPALRGRPVIVGGGVVLAASYEAKAYGVRTAMGGRQARRLCPHALVVPPRMTAYSEASDAVFEVFHDATPLVEPLSVDEAFLDVSGLRRVSGTPVQIAARLRAQVRDRAGLPITVGIARTKFLAKVASQEGKPDGLLLVPPDRELAFLHPLPVRRLWGVGVKTADKLHTHGIETVADVAELSEPTLAAMVGGAMGRQLFALSRNIDKRRVVTGVRRRSVGAQRALGRRGNTMSASEVDAVVINLIDRITRRMRSAGRTGRTVVLRLRFDDFGRATRSHTMPRATASTDVILAAARDLVAAAAPLIADRGLTLVGFAVSNIDRQGAAQLELPYPEHADTLALDGAVDEVRKRYGNSAVTRGVLVGRDPGLEMPHLPD; this is translated from the coding sequence GTGTCGGATCTCGCCACCATCCTGCACGCTGATCTCGACTCTTTCTATGCGTCGGTCGAACAGCGCGACGACCCCGCGCTGCGCGGCAGGCCGGTGATCGTCGGCGGCGGGGTCGTGCTGGCCGCGAGCTACGAGGCCAAGGCGTACGGCGTGCGCACGGCCATGGGCGGGCGCCAGGCCCGCAGGCTCTGCCCGCATGCGCTGGTCGTGCCGCCGCGGATGACGGCCTACTCCGAGGCCAGCGACGCGGTGTTCGAGGTCTTCCACGACGCCACTCCCCTCGTCGAGCCGCTTTCGGTGGACGAGGCGTTCCTCGACGTGTCCGGCCTGCGCCGGGTGTCTGGCACCCCGGTGCAGATCGCAGCGCGGCTGCGCGCTCAGGTCCGCGACCGCGCCGGCCTGCCGATCACCGTCGGCATCGCTCGCACCAAGTTCCTGGCCAAGGTGGCCAGCCAGGAGGGCAAGCCCGACGGGTTGCTGCTCGTCCCGCCCGATCGCGAGCTGGCGTTCCTGCATCCGCTTCCGGTGCGACGGTTGTGGGGCGTCGGCGTCAAGACCGCCGACAAGCTGCACACTCACGGCATCGAGACCGTCGCCGACGTCGCCGAGCTGAGTGAGCCCACGCTCGCGGCGATGGTCGGCGGAGCGATGGGACGCCAACTGTTCGCGTTGTCCCGCAACATCGACAAGCGTCGGGTCGTGACAGGCGTGCGCCGCCGCTCGGTCGGCGCGCAACGCGCCCTCGGCAGGCGCGGCAACACCATGTCGGCTTCCGAGGTCGACGCCGTCGTGATCAACCTGATCGACCGGATCACCCGGCGAATGCGCAGCGCCGGGCGCACCGGCCGAACCGTGGTGCTGCGGTTGCGCTTCGACGACTTCGGTCGCGCCACCCGCTCGCACACCATGCCGAGGGCGACGGCGTCCACTGATGTCATCCTCGCGGCCGCGCGCGACCTAGTCGCCGCTGCCGCCCCGCTGATCGCGGATAGAGGTTTGACGCTGGTCGGTTTCGCGGTGTCCAACATCGACCGCCAGGGCGCTGCGCAGTTGGAGCTGCCCTACCCCGAACATGCGGATACCCTCGCGCTCGACGGCGCCGTCGACGAGGTTCGTAAACGCTACGGCAACTCCGCCGTCACCCGGGGCGTGCTCGTCGGGCGCGACCCCGGCCTGGAGATGCCGCACCTGCCCGACTGA
- a CDS encoding MerR family transcriptional regulator has translation MDAKTVGAVATVTGVSVRTLHHYDHIGLVVPSVRTPAGYRGYTDADIERLHLVLVYRSVGLPLDQIRTLLDDGGADVAAHLQRQHALLSEQADRLNDTIKAVEELMNAHRRGIQLTAEEQVEIFGATAFSEEYADEAEQRWGDTDAWAQSQQRTAGFTKDDWIRIKAEGEALLTALAEAKRAGVAPGSARADDLAARHRASIDQFYACDDDMQRCLVQMYLTDERFTRYYDDVEPGLAQFLHDIVVESLNS, from the coding sequence ATGGACGCCAAGACCGTCGGGGCGGTAGCCACCGTCACGGGTGTCTCCGTCCGCACCCTGCACCATTACGACCACATCGGTCTGGTGGTGCCGAGCGTCCGCACCCCGGCCGGTTATCGCGGCTACACCGACGCCGACATCGAGCGGCTCCATCTGGTGCTGGTGTACCGCTCGGTCGGGCTGCCACTCGACCAGATCCGCACCCTGCTCGACGACGGAGGCGCCGACGTGGCGGCCCATCTGCAGCGTCAGCATGCGCTGCTGAGCGAGCAGGCCGACCGGCTCAACGACACGATCAAGGCAGTGGAGGAACTGATGAACGCACATCGCAGGGGCATCCAACTGACGGCGGAGGAACAGGTCGAGATCTTCGGCGCCACCGCGTTCAGCGAAGAGTATGCCGATGAGGCTGAACAGAGATGGGGCGACACGGACGCATGGGCGCAGTCGCAGCAACGCACGGCCGGCTTCACCAAGGACGACTGGATCAGGATCAAGGCCGAGGGCGAAGCGCTGCTGACCGCGCTGGCGGAGGCCAAGCGGGCGGGGGTCGCACCGGGTTCGGCCCGTGCCGACGACCTGGCGGCCCGGCACCGCGCGTCGATCGATCAGTTCTACGCCTGCGACGACGACATGCAGCGCTGCCTGGTGCAGATGTATCTAACCGACGAGCGGTTCACGAGGTACTACGACGACGTGGAGCCGGGTCTGGCGCAGTTCCTGCACGACATCGTTGTCGAAAGCTTGAATTCTTAG
- a CDS encoding copper resistance D family protein, translated as MDGAAKDLTPTRRRAAVGGVLVVVGAALAAWALAYPQPAPAATVVRALADCTAAVTLGLALVPMLDAGRYRDELARRAGGPLGWAAGVWLLAELCRVVVGAADATAVPVTRVGLRTTAEFAMSTSAGRSSLFSVAAAALVLVIALVAAKTPPSAVAAAGITAVGLVARTVGGHMSASAFGAMAIAIHVLAAALWCGTLAALVLTVAHRGQWARVLPRFSEQSLWCVIALLAGGVIGALVAVDSPRQLFATGYGRVLLLKIVLTVVLIVLAWRNRARWLPAAKSHRVTAYVSRTRSLTELAIMAVTLTMAAALSVTG; from the coding sequence GTGGACGGCGCGGCGAAGGACCTGACGCCGACTCGGCGCCGCGCCGCCGTCGGCGGTGTTCTGGTCGTTGTCGGCGCCGCGCTTGCGGCATGGGCATTGGCGTATCCGCAGCCCGCGCCCGCGGCCACCGTGGTGCGGGCGCTCGCAGACTGCACGGCGGCGGTCACGCTGGGCCTGGCACTGGTGCCGATGCTGGACGCGGGCCGCTACCGCGACGAGCTGGCGCGGCGGGCGGGCGGACCGCTCGGCTGGGCCGCCGGCGTCTGGCTTCTGGCCGAGCTGTGCCGCGTTGTGGTGGGCGCGGCCGACGCCACGGCGGTTCCCGTCACACGCGTCGGCCTGCGCACCACGGCGGAATTCGCGATGTCGACCTCCGCCGGACGGTCGAGCCTGTTCAGTGTCGCGGCCGCCGCGCTGGTGTTGGTGATTGCGCTCGTCGCGGCGAAGACGCCGCCGTCGGCGGTCGCCGCGGCGGGGATCACCGCGGTCGGACTCGTCGCGCGCACGGTCGGCGGCCACATGTCGGCGAGTGCGTTCGGCGCGATGGCGATCGCGATTCACGTTCTGGCGGCCGCCCTCTGGTGCGGCACGCTGGCCGCGCTCGTGCTGACGGTGGCTCACCGCGGGCAGTGGGCACGCGTCCTACCGCGCTTCTCCGAGCAGTCGCTGTGGTGCGTTATCGCGTTGCTGGCCGGTGGCGTGATCGGTGCTCTGGTTGCGGTGGACTCGCCGAGGCAGCTGTTCGCCACCGGATACGGCCGGGTGTTGCTGCTCAAGATCGTGCTCACCGTTGTCTTGATCGTGCTGGCGTGGCGCAACCGCGCCCGCTGGTTGCCTGCGGCAAAGTCCCATCGCGTCACCGCGTACGTCTCGCGAACGAGATCGCTGACCGAACTGGCAATCATGGCGGTCACCCTGACCATGGCCGCCGCGTTATCAGTGACCGGTTAG
- the rraA gene encoding ribonuclease E activity regulator RraA, which translates to MTIEPRATADLVDEIGPDVHSCDLQLRQFGGKAQFAGPITTVKCFEDNALLKSVLSEPGNGGVLVIDGEGSVHSALVGDIIAGLGVDNGWVGLIVNGAVRDAATLRTLDIGVKALGTNPRKSAKTGDGVRDVAVEFGGVVFVPGHIAYSDDDGIVVVAAG; encoded by the coding sequence GTGACCATCGAACCGCGCGCCACCGCTGACCTCGTCGACGAGATCGGACCCGACGTGCACAGCTGCGATCTGCAACTGCGACAGTTCGGCGGCAAGGCACAATTCGCGGGGCCCATCACCACGGTGAAGTGCTTCGAGGACAACGCACTGCTGAAATCGGTGCTGTCGGAACCCGGCAACGGTGGCGTGCTGGTGATCGACGGTGAGGGATCCGTGCACTCGGCGCTCGTCGGCGACATCATCGCGGGACTCGGGGTCGACAACGGCTGGGTGGGCCTGATCGTCAACGGGGCCGTGCGCGACGCGGCAACGCTGCGCACTCTGGACATCGGCGTCAAGGCGCTGGGCACCAATCCACGCAAGAGCGCCAAGACCGGCGACGGCGTGCGCGACGTGGCCGTCGAGTTCGGTGGTGTGGTTTTCGTGCCTGGCCATATCGCCTACAGCGACGACGACGGCATTGTCGTCGTCGCCGCAGGCTGA
- a CDS encoding TetR/AcrR family transcriptional regulator: MTTVSQPRAVRGRRAARPSGDDREQAILDTARRLLEEHSIAEISVDDLAKGAGISRPTFYFYFPSKDAVLFALFEQVISEADAAFERHTKSVPVTTDRYEMCRAGIGVFFETFVAHRAVTRAAQEVRTSHPEVRDLLATFMTKWIENTAATIEAGRAQGLAPTTLPALDLATALNLMNERALFASFSDEQPAIPPERLLDTLVHIWVTSIYGEST; the protein is encoded by the coding sequence GTGACAACCGTCAGCCAACCCCGTGCCGTCCGCGGCCGACGAGCCGCGAGGCCCTCCGGCGACGACCGTGAGCAGGCCATTCTCGATACGGCGCGCCGCCTGTTGGAAGAGCACTCGATCGCCGAGATCTCGGTTGACGACCTCGCCAAGGGTGCAGGCATCTCCAGGCCGACCTTCTACTTCTATTTCCCGTCGAAGGACGCCGTGCTCTTCGCGCTCTTCGAGCAGGTGATCAGCGAGGCCGACGCCGCGTTCGAGCGGCACACGAAGTCGGTGCCCGTCACCACCGATCGCTACGAGATGTGCCGGGCCGGCATCGGGGTCTTCTTCGAGACGTTCGTGGCGCACCGCGCCGTCACCCGCGCCGCCCAGGAAGTGCGGACGTCTCATCCAGAGGTCCGCGACCTGCTGGCGACGTTCATGACCAAATGGATCGAGAACACCGCGGCCACCATCGAGGCCGGACGGGCACAGGGCCTGGCGCCGACGACGTTGCCTGCACTCGACCTCGCCACAGCACTGAACCTGATGAACGAGCGGGCGCTGTTCGCGTCGTTCAGCGACGAACAGCCCGCCATCCCTCCCGAGCGGCTGCTCGACACCCTGGTGCACATCTGGGTCACCAGCATCTACGGCGAGTCCACATAG
- a CDS encoding cytochrome P450: MTVDAVSEIDYDPYDEALNMNPYATLRRLREEAPLYYNSEYDFFALSRFSDVSHGLVDHDTFSSAHGAILEWIKKGLAVPSGILSFEDPPLHNIHRHLLARMFTPRKINALELKIREFCCRSLDPLVGTGQFDFVRDLGAQMPMQVIGMLLGIPDGDLEGIRDRSHNNMKTKSGQPMKLSAKGVGQLGDAYADYIDWRAEHPSDDLMTELLNVEFKDESGSVRRLRRDELLLYINVVAQAGNETTTRLIGWAGKVLAEHPEQRRHLTDNFALIPQAVEELVRFEPPPPHTARYVTRDVDYYGRKVPEGSVMMMLIASACRDDRQFPPDGDVFDIHRGPRQHVGFGVGIHYCLGAALARMEGRIALEEILKRFPEWDVDLDNAVWSPATATRGWDSMPAVIA; this comes from the coding sequence ATGACGGTTGACGCGGTGAGTGAGATCGACTACGACCCATACGATGAAGCGCTCAACATGAATCCATACGCGACGCTCCGACGGCTGCGTGAGGAGGCGCCGCTCTACTACAACAGCGAATACGACTTCTTCGCTTTGAGTCGGTTCAGCGACGTCAGCCACGGGCTGGTCGACCACGACACGTTCAGTTCAGCCCATGGTGCGATTCTCGAATGGATCAAGAAAGGGCTTGCGGTTCCCTCGGGCATCCTGTCATTCGAGGATCCGCCACTTCACAACATTCACCGCCACTTGCTGGCCCGCATGTTCACCCCGCGCAAGATCAACGCGCTGGAGCTGAAGATTCGCGAGTTCTGTTGTCGGAGCCTGGATCCGTTGGTCGGAACCGGACAGTTTGACTTCGTCCGCGACCTCGGCGCGCAGATGCCGATGCAAGTCATCGGGATGTTGCTCGGCATACCGGATGGCGACTTGGAAGGCATCCGAGATAGGTCACACAACAACATGAAGACGAAATCCGGCCAGCCGATGAAGCTCAGCGCCAAAGGAGTAGGACAGCTGGGAGATGCGTACGCCGATTACATCGACTGGCGCGCCGAGCACCCTTCAGACGACCTCATGACCGAACTACTCAATGTCGAGTTCAAAGATGAGAGCGGATCTGTGCGTCGGCTACGGCGTGACGAACTTCTCCTCTACATCAACGTCGTGGCGCAGGCGGGTAACGAGACCACCACTCGGCTGATCGGATGGGCGGGCAAGGTCCTCGCCGAGCATCCCGAGCAACGACGACACCTGACAGACAATTTCGCCCTGATCCCGCAAGCTGTCGAGGAGCTCGTGCGATTCGAACCTCCCCCTCCACACACGGCGCGCTACGTGACCCGAGATGTCGACTACTACGGCCGGAAGGTTCCCGAAGGCAGTGTGATGATGATGCTCATCGCCTCGGCATGTCGCGACGATCGTCAGTTCCCTCCGGACGGGGATGTCTTCGACATACACCGCGGGCCACGACAGCACGTCGGATTCGGTGTCGGCATCCACTACTGCCTCGGTGCCGCGCTCGCTCGCATGGAGGGACGTATTGCGCTCGAAGAGATCTTGAAGCGGTTTCCCGAATGGGACGTCGACCTCGACAACGCGGTGTGGTCGCCCGCAACGGCGACCAGGGGCTGGGACAGCATGCCGGCAGTCATTGCTTGA
- a CDS encoding adenylate/guanylate cyclase domain-containing protein: MTGLLPSGTVTFLLTDLEGSTRLWESNPEAMTAAMVRHDELLQEAITAHRGFVFARMGDGMAASFSTAGQAVAAAVSFQRALTEEQWATASPLRARIGIHTDEGIVVNDNNYVNQPVNRAARLMAAAHGGQVAVSGATESLVRDELPIGTRLIDLGEHRLRDLGQPMRVFQLTHDGRSDDFPPLRTMDSFPGNLPAQVSSFIGRQSAVAKVAAALTNSRIVTITGVGGVGKTRLSLQVAADVLPRYRDGAWLVELAPVRDPDGVVDAVAAVFGHNRTGPSLVESLVEMLLHKKVLLVLDNCEHVLGATAELVSTIERVCPGVAVLATSREGMAIDGEQLIALPPLDVGKPGEETGNLLQTDAVSLFVERARRVKADFELTQDNADAVVEICRRLDGVPLAIELAAARTIALSPAELLRRLDRRFQLLAGGRRGAVERHATLRAAIDWSYELLDPAEQRLLARASVFSGGATFAAIEAICCGGPVGRDVVLDLVTRLVSRSLVVAEDRRDATRYRLLETIRQYGEERLTECHETEAMHTCHADYYADLSALSSENAHGPEQLTWVRKINVERENIRAALMYAIDIGNSALAVKLVASHPHRQAMSGYPMGDVLLTPAFRVLDLPGAENEPEYARVLVVAAHQSVYSGDYDTGHELCRQAAEVEGKLHDPLPGPRIEMDQWILRAAALLWSGDYTEGATSYARAAEIADSEGYPGIAAMLLSYSVNSMLLGGSKENEEIERAEEAVRLARRSRMPAAMVSGLNSLALAIAEREPARARALLRESVDLSTASGDEMSIGFLTACMVSGRLRDWELTLALSGRSFAGTRWALAPSQVATTLAECARSFAETKPEVAGLLQGAAYSAFAQSNPMSRERRRIPQSSKGNFVLEALRETGKLVSDALGDQKRGELAHAGAAMSMDEAVSCALASIDPKLLSGPVSV; the protein is encoded by the coding sequence ATGACCGGGCTTCTGCCCTCGGGGACGGTGACTTTCCTACTCACCGATCTGGAAGGGTCTACGCGGCTTTGGGAGAGCAATCCCGAGGCGATGACCGCGGCGATGGTCCGGCACGACGAACTGCTCCAGGAGGCGATTACGGCACATCGCGGCTTCGTCTTCGCGCGGATGGGTGACGGCATGGCCGCGTCGTTCTCGACTGCCGGTCAGGCGGTCGCGGCCGCGGTCAGCTTCCAACGAGCTTTGACCGAGGAGCAGTGGGCCACGGCCAGTCCGCTTCGCGCACGCATCGGGATACACACCGATGAGGGCATCGTGGTCAACGACAACAACTACGTGAACCAGCCGGTCAACCGCGCTGCCCGGTTGATGGCCGCGGCACACGGAGGGCAGGTCGCCGTGTCAGGCGCCACGGAATCGCTTGTCCGCGACGAGCTTCCGATCGGCACGCGGCTGATCGACCTCGGCGAACATCGCCTGCGCGATCTCGGGCAACCGATGCGGGTATTTCAACTCACCCATGACGGGCGGTCCGACGACTTTCCACCGCTACGGACCATGGACTCCTTCCCCGGAAACCTCCCGGCACAGGTGAGTTCGTTCATCGGGCGACAGAGCGCGGTCGCCAAGGTCGCCGCCGCGCTGACAAACTCCCGAATCGTCACGATCACCGGTGTCGGCGGAGTCGGCAAGACCCGGCTTTCGCTCCAAGTCGCGGCGGACGTTCTGCCGCGTTACCGCGACGGAGCATGGCTCGTCGAACTGGCGCCGGTCAGGGACCCCGATGGCGTCGTCGACGCCGTGGCAGCGGTATTCGGTCACAATCGAACGGGCCCATCGCTCGTGGAGTCGCTGGTCGAGATGCTCCTCCACAAGAAGGTCCTCCTGGTCCTCGACAATTGTGAGCACGTGCTGGGTGCGACCGCAGAACTCGTCAGCACCATCGAACGGGTCTGCCCCGGCGTCGCAGTGCTGGCCACAAGCCGCGAGGGCATGGCCATCGACGGTGAGCAGTTGATCGCCCTACCGCCTCTTGATGTCGGTAAGCCAGGCGAGGAAACCGGAAACCTGTTGCAGACCGATGCGGTCAGCCTGTTCGTCGAACGCGCCAGGCGAGTAAAGGCCGATTTCGAACTCACACAGGACAATGCCGACGCAGTAGTCGAGATCTGTCGCCGGCTCGACGGGGTCCCGCTTGCGATCGAGCTCGCCGCGGCCCGCACCATCGCCCTGAGCCCAGCGGAGCTCCTTCGTCGGCTGGACCGCCGGTTTCAGTTGCTCGCGGGCGGTCGGCGAGGAGCAGTCGAACGCCACGCGACACTGCGTGCTGCGATCGACTGGTCGTATGAGCTGCTCGATCCGGCCGAGCAGCGGCTGCTCGCGCGCGCTTCGGTGTTTTCCGGCGGCGCCACCTTCGCGGCCATCGAGGCGATCTGCTGCGGCGGCCCGGTCGGTCGCGACGTGGTTCTCGACCTCGTGACACGTTTGGTTTCTCGGTCACTTGTCGTCGCAGAGGACCGAAGAGACGCAACTCGATACCGACTTCTGGAGACGATCCGGCAGTACGGCGAGGAGCGTCTCACCGAGTGCCACGAGACCGAGGCAATGCACACCTGCCATGCCGACTATTACGCAGACCTGTCGGCTCTGTCCTCCGAAAACGCGCACGGGCCGGAACAATTGACATGGGTCCGGAAGATCAACGTCGAGCGCGAGAACATCCGTGCGGCCCTGATGTACGCGATCGACATCGGCAACTCCGCGCTAGCGGTCAAACTCGTCGCCAGTCACCCACATCGGCAGGCCATGTCCGGATACCCGATGGGAGACGTACTCCTGACGCCGGCGTTTCGGGTACTCGACCTGCCCGGTGCCGAGAACGAGCCCGAGTACGCGCGCGTTCTCGTTGTCGCGGCGCATCAGTCGGTCTACAGCGGCGACTACGACACCGGGCACGAACTCTGCCGACAGGCGGCCGAGGTCGAGGGGAAACTTCACGACCCCCTCCCCGGTCCCCGAATCGAGATGGACCAATGGATTCTCAGGGCCGCCGCGCTGCTGTGGTCGGGTGACTACACCGAAGGCGCGACCTCCTATGCGCGGGCAGCCGAAATCGCGGACAGCGAAGGTTATCCCGGCATTGCCGCGATGTTGCTCTCGTACAGCGTGAACAGCATGCTGCTAGGAGGAAGTAAGGAGAACGAGGAGATCGAGAGGGCGGAGGAGGCTGTGAGGCTTGCACGTAGATCTCGGATGCCGGCAGCGATGGTGTCCGGCCTCAACTCGCTGGCGCTTGCGATCGCCGAGCGAGAACCAGCCCGCGCGCGTGCGTTGTTGCGGGAGAGCGTGGACCTTTCCACTGCGTCCGGCGATGAGATGTCGATCGGTTTCCTCACCGCGTGCATGGTGTCCGGCCGCCTACGCGATTGGGAGTTGACACTGGCGTTGTCAGGCCGTTCATTCGCGGGAACGCGTTGGGCACTCGCGCCGTCTCAGGTCGCCACCACCCTTGCCGAGTGCGCCCGGTCCTTCGCCGAAACCAAACCGGAGGTCGCCGGCCTCCTTCAGGGAGCCGCTTACAGCGCCTTCGCTCAATCCAATCCGATGTCGAGGGAAAGGCGCCGCATCCCGCAGTCCTCGAAGGGGAACTTTGTTCTGGAAGCTCTCCGCGAGACCGGCAAGCTCGTCAGCGATGCTCTAGGTGATCAGAAACGCGGGGAGCTCGCACATGCGGGGGCTGCCATGAGCATGGACGAAGCGGTCAGCTGTGCCCTGGCGAGCATCGACCCCAAGCTGCTGTCCGGACCCGTCTCGGTCTGA